A genomic stretch from Enterobacter oligotrophicus includes:
- a CDS encoding nucleobase:cation symporter-2 family protein: MSVNTLESPDAQPIAQKQNSELIYRLEDRPPLPQTLFAACQHLLAMFVAVITPALLICQALGLPAQDTQHIISMSLFASGVASIIQIKAWGPVGSGLLSIQGTSFNFVAPLIMGGTALKTGGADVPTMMAALFGTLMLASCTEMVISRVLHLARRVITPLVSGVVVIIIGLSLIQVGLTSIGGGYAAMADHTFGAPKNLLLAGVVLAIIILLNRQRNPYLRVASLVIAMAAGYLMAWALDMLPENTAPTNAALITIPTPLYYGLGIDWGLLLPLMLVFMITSLETIGDITATSDVSEQPVSGPLYMKRLKGGVLANGLNSFVSAVFNTFPNSCFGQNNGVIQLTGVASRYVGFVVALMLIVLGLFPAVSGFVQHIPEPVLGGATLVMFGTIAASGVRIVSREPLNRRAIMIIALSLAVGLGVSQQPLILQFAPDWVKNLLSSGIAAGGITAIVLNLVFPPEKN; this comes from the coding sequence ATGTCCGTTAACACCTTAGAGTCGCCAGATGCGCAACCGATTGCGCAGAAGCAGAACAGCGAACTGATTTACCGCCTTGAAGACCGCCCGCCATTGCCTCAAACGTTGTTCGCCGCCTGTCAGCACCTGCTGGCGATGTTCGTTGCGGTGATCACCCCTGCGCTGCTGATCTGCCAGGCCCTTGGTTTACCGGCGCAGGACACACAACACATTATCAGCATGTCCCTGTTTGCCTCCGGCGTGGCGTCCATTATTCAAATTAAAGCATGGGGTCCGGTGGGCTCTGGGCTGTTGTCGATTCAGGGCACCAGTTTTAATTTTGTGGCACCGCTGATCATGGGCGGTACGGCGCTAAAAACCGGTGGTGCAGATGTTCCGACCATGATGGCAGCGCTTTTCGGCACGCTGATGCTGGCAAGCTGCACGGAGATGGTAATCTCCCGCGTTCTGCACCTGGCGCGTCGCGTGATCACTCCGCTGGTCTCCGGCGTGGTGGTGATAATTATCGGCCTGTCGCTGATTCAGGTGGGTCTGACCTCTATCGGCGGTGGCTATGCAGCCATGGCCGACCACACCTTCGGCGCGCCGAAAAACCTGCTGCTGGCAGGCGTGGTGCTGGCGATCATTATTCTGCTTAACCGTCAGCGTAACCCTTACCTGCGCGTGGCATCACTGGTGATCGCCATGGCGGCCGGTTACCTGATGGCATGGGCGCTGGACATGCTGCCGGAGAACACCGCGCCAACGAACGCCGCGCTGATCACAATTCCGACACCGCTCTACTACGGCCTGGGCATTGACTGGGGTCTGCTGCTGCCACTGATGCTGGTCTTTATGATCACCTCGCTGGAAACCATCGGTGATATCACCGCAACGTCTGATGTCTCTGAACAGCCGGTCTCCGGCCCGCTGTATATGAAGCGTCTGAAGGGGGGCGTGCTGGCGAACGGCCTGAACTCGTTTGTTTCAGCTGTGTTTAACACCTTCCCGAACTCCTGCTTCGGCCAGAACAACGGCGTGATCCAGCTGACCGGGGTTGCCAGCCGTTACGTTGGTTTCGTCGTCGCGCTGATGCTGATCGTCCTCGGTCTGTTCCCGGCGGTAAGCGGCTTTGTGCAGCATATCCCTGAGCCGGTGCTGGGCGGCGCGACGCTGGTGATGTTCGGCACTATCGCGGCCTCTGGCGTGCGTATCGTCTCCCGCGAGCCGCTGAACCGCCGGGCGATCATGATTATCGCGCTGTCGCTGGCCGTTGGACTGGGCGTGTCTCAGCAGCCGCTGATCCTGCAGTTTGCGCCGGACTGGGTGAAAAACCTGCTCTCTTCCGGTATTGCGGCTGGTGGTATCACTGCGATCGTCCTGAACCTTGTTTTCCCGCCTGAAAAAAATTGA
- a CDS encoding AsmA family protein, producing MKFIGKLLVYLLVALLIVVLTFYILLQTRWGASQVSSWVTANTDYELSFDLMDHRFSSPSHIILENVTFGRDGKPATLVAKKVDIGLSSRQVTDPLHMDTITLFDGTLNLSPQTAPLPFQADRLQLNNMAFNSPNTEWDLSAQKVTGGVNPWEPEAGNVLGKNAQIQMSAGSLTLNGVPATNVLIQGQLNGKEVVLNTIGADMARGSLTGSALRNADGSWVIDTLRLNDIRLQSDKSLMDFFAPLNTIPSLQIGQLEVTDARLQGPDWAVTDLDLSLRNLTLSRGDWQSQEGRLSMNASEFIYGSLHLFDPILNAEFSPQGVALRQFTSRWEGGMVRTSGNWLRDGKVLVLDDVAIAGLEYTLPENWKSLWMAPLPEWLNGMTLKKFGLSRNLVIDIDPTFPWQITSLDGYGANLQLVKDHQWGVWGGSATLNGAAATFNRVDVRRPSLALNANAATVNISELSAFTEKGILEATATVSQLPQRQTTISLNGRGVPLNILQQWGWPELPIAGDGNLQLTASGSIQDKVPLKSTVNGNLRAENMDKQHVNQTLLNGEEIKNTTSQ from the coding sequence ATGAAATTTATTGGAAAGCTGCTCGTCTATCTTCTGGTTGCCCTGCTTATTGTGGTGCTGACGTTCTATATTCTGCTCCAGACCCGCTGGGGCGCGTCGCAGGTCAGCAGTTGGGTAACGGCTAATACCGATTACGAACTCAGTTTCGACCTGATGGATCACCGCTTTTCATCGCCTTCCCACATCATTCTGGAAAACGTCACCTTTGGTCGCGATGGCAAACCCGCCACGCTGGTGGCTAAAAAAGTCGACATTGGTTTAAGCAGCCGCCAGGTCACCGATCCGCTGCATATGGATACCATCACCCTGTTTGATGGCACGCTGAATCTCTCGCCTCAGACCGCGCCGCTGCCCTTCCAGGCGGATCGTTTGCAGCTGAACAATATGGCCTTCAACAGCCCAAATACAGAGTGGGACCTGAGTGCGCAAAAGGTGACGGGCGGCGTTAATCCCTGGGAGCCTGAAGCAGGCAACGTGCTGGGTAAAAATGCGCAGATCCAGATGAGTGCCGGTTCACTCACCCTGAACGGCGTTCCGGCGACTAACGTGCTGATACAGGGGCAACTCAACGGTAAAGAGGTGGTGCTGAACACCATAGGTGCCGATATGGCACGCGGTTCGCTTACCGGCTCCGCCCTGCGCAATGCTGATGGCAGTTGGGTAATCGATACCCTGCGCCTGAATGACATCCGCCTGCAAAGCGATAAATCGCTGATGGATTTCTTCGCGCCGCTGAACACAATCCCTTCTTTGCAGATTGGCCAGCTGGAAGTGACGGATGCCCGTCTGCAGGGACCGGACTGGGCCGTTACCGATCTTGATTTAAGCCTGCGTAATCTGACGCTCAGCAGAGGAGACTGGCAGAGCCAGGAGGGGCGCTTATCGATGAATGCCAGCGAGTTTATCTACGGCTCATTGCACCTGTTCGACCCGATCCTGAATGCGGAGTTTTCTCCTCAGGGCGTGGCGCTGCGTCAGTTCACCTCCCGCTGGGAAGGCGGCATGGTGCGCACCTCCGGCAACTGGCTGCGCGATGGAAAGGTACTGGTACTGGATGATGTCGCCATCGCCGGGCTGGAATACACCTTGCCCGAAAACTGGAAATCGCTGTGGATGGCCCCCCTGCCAGAATGGCTGAACGGCATGACGCTGAAGAAATTTGGCCTGAGCCGCAACCTGGTGATCGACATCGATCCGACTTTCCCGTGGCAGATCACCTCCCTGGATGGTTACGGTGCCAACCTGCAACTGGTAAAAGATCACCAGTGGGGCGTGTGGGGCGGTAGCGCAACACTTAACGGTGCAGCGGCAACCTTTAACCGCGTGGACGTGCGTCGTCCTTCACTGGCGCTCAATGCTAATGCGGCAACGGTTAATATCTCCGAGCTGAGCGCGTTCACCGAAAAAGGCATCCTGGAGGCCACCGCCACCGTTTCGCAGCTGCCACAACGACAAACGACCATCAGCCTGAACGGGCGCGGCGTGCCTCTGAATATCCTGCAACAGTGGGGCTGGCCTGAATTGCCGATTGCAGGAGACGGGAACCTTCAGCTCACTGCCAGCGGCAGCATACAGGATAAAGTGCCATTAAAATCCACAGTGAATGGCAATCTGCGGGCAGAGAACATGGATAAACAACACGTTAATCAGACGTTACTTAATGGAGAAGAAATAAAAAACACGACTTCTCAGTAA
- a CDS encoding Ig-like domain-containing protein, translated as MRFYAKITACLQIFLQLIIIFINSFVFSIPAIASSRQTPSSQTTAAASTSTAKEDDAGKNLANVLSSTGSMLSQDNKTDALINSAINNSSAYATNEIQSWLEQFGTARINLGFDNNLSLESANLDMLLPLYDDKKQNLIFTQLGTRRDDDRNIINAGLGYRYFADTWMWGVNAFYDQQLSDNTHQRLGLGAELGWDYFRLSANGYQRLSGWKDSKDHKDYEERVANGYDVRAEGYLPSYPQLGAQLIWEQYYGDDVALFGDNDDDRQRDPYAVTAGINYTPVPLFSVGLNQKMGKGDHNDTQVELALNWMLGSPLSAQLDADKVKDRRTLLGSRLDLVNRNNTIVLEYRKKELISLKLPAKISGIEAETVPFNVNVKSKYPVDHITWQDDSLVQSGGKIDEKNGTWTVTLPRYQQNGAEKNMYVVSATAYDNQGNKSDVSHMTVAVSGFNLADVTTTTSAASASLPADGTSTTQITVTVTSGSGEKITGLAGSLSAQLSRSAQSQKVSASPVQEKISSFKEQTPGVYVSTFTAGTLPGAVVVQPLYNQTTKLSNTTVTLTAVSDTSHFAALDASKTSALANAQDAIPLKAHVVDAMNNPVQGMTVHWSSENGDALLAATTSTTDAQGYAVNSLTSSKVITTTVSAQLDNGEAIQSKALQFTADTRSAHVTQINADKKIAQADNQDQITVSAMVTDASQHPLVNQPVDWAIDTASGTARLADKQSNTDENGIATVTLKSTKSGQGIVSASTGSSDALKTDVLTFLPDVKTATLGSVSATKTSALANGHDPVTFKVKVEDANKNPLKGVKINWSTASAQASLSGASTSTDAKGEATVDLTSTTVENTSVTATLGEQSQTSPAINFIADNATAFVQTLDTDKTQAVANQNDRISLTAHVIDANDHPVSDSAVQWKIVEGQGTLSAAQNNTNAQGDATVTLVSSMQGKVVVSASAAAGAAVNSQELTFTADTATAKVTNVAVDKSAAIANGKDKITYTATVTDAKGNPVKDQNVNWTASPSTAKLSTATTKTDVNGTASVTVTTVKAGEVNVTAQAGSGAAWNAPATRFTGDVTTAQIENIKASKNTAVANGTDSITFTGTVIDANNNILTGVEAAWTVNPTTGALSASKSTSNDAGKVSVSLTSTQVESYAVTVKVNGTDETSETVNFTVDESTAGIHTLTADKTDNIAAGRDNVTLTATVQDAAGHPIPNATVTWSSDNTTGLFSETSVTTDAEGKAIATFSGTLAQATTVTASSVNNSQKTVQLTLVPDMLSAKPVTITSPGYDYDAIADGKDVIALTATVKDDYGNAINQGDVNWKVIPAGNYHLSANTQATNAQGKSTVTIASEDVVACKAVATFNNVSLTSGTMRFIADVTTETVTDLTASKTTDIVAGKDVITLQATVKDASGNPVNNETVHWGTDNPGGTFQPSDSSNTDTNGVASVSYTATKAGPTVIGAGINHSQQTVIVNIIGNVETAALSNIKADKTKAVADNTELVTWSVTAKDANGNILPGTAITWSSDDPDLTLAASSSTTNEQGIATITGRTMKARDVIVSATIPGNGQTLKATKVTFIGDIKTASLLSLTPDKTTALSNGSDSVTYTVDVEDVNHNTVPDAVVAWQTTMNHLSAATTKTNSSGVATVKLSGSDQGIVTVTATINTSTLEENSVKFINTIEDTWVITTDSSSYTSAPIKGYSDLGFITSSPTTGPTSLDWAPSGASQVSTPVTLVDDSGQQYEVQLKGYRLSDCSQRPLNAAVGCSGQGGYRAKFTWNISDNPDIPPGHYTGLIHFAGKDWHTDWAFEYRLTMDLTIN; from the coding sequence ATGCGATTTTACGCAAAGATTACCGCCTGTTTGCAAATATTTCTGCAATTAATAATTATCTTCATCAATTCATTTGTTTTTTCAATTCCTGCTATTGCCAGCAGTCGCCAAACACCATCTTCACAAACGACGGCAGCAGCGTCAACCAGCACAGCAAAAGAAGACGATGCGGGTAAAAACCTCGCCAATGTGCTTTCCAGTACCGGTTCAATGCTGAGCCAGGATAATAAAACGGATGCCCTTATTAATTCAGCGATTAATAACAGCTCTGCATACGCCACTAATGAAATTCAGTCCTGGCTTGAGCAGTTTGGTACTGCGCGAATAAACCTGGGATTCGACAACAATCTGTCGCTGGAAAGTGCAAATCTGGACATGCTGTTACCGCTTTACGATGATAAAAAACAAAACCTTATCTTCACCCAATTAGGCACACGACGTGATGACGATCGCAACATCATTAATGCAGGCCTGGGTTACCGCTATTTCGCCGACACATGGATGTGGGGCGTAAACGCATTTTACGATCAACAACTGTCTGATAACACCCACCAGCGTTTGGGTCTTGGGGCTGAACTCGGCTGGGACTATTTCAGGCTAAGTGCTAACGGTTATCAGCGCCTTTCAGGCTGGAAAGATTCAAAAGATCACAAAGATTATGAAGAACGCGTAGCCAATGGTTACGACGTGCGGGCTGAAGGCTATCTTCCGTCTTATCCACAGCTCGGCGCTCAGCTGATCTGGGAACAATATTATGGCGATGACGTAGCCCTGTTTGGTGACAACGACGACGACCGCCAACGCGACCCTTATGCTGTGACTGCGGGTATCAACTATACCCCCGTTCCGCTGTTCTCTGTCGGGTTAAACCAAAAAATGGGTAAAGGCGATCACAACGATACCCAGGTTGAATTGGCGCTGAACTGGATGCTGGGTTCGCCGCTCAGTGCGCAACTTGATGCCGATAAAGTGAAAGATCGCCGCACGCTACTGGGCAGCCGTCTTGATTTGGTGAATCGTAATAACACCATTGTGCTGGAATACCGTAAAAAAGAGCTTATCTCGCTGAAATTACCAGCAAAAATATCCGGCATTGAAGCAGAAACCGTACCTTTTAACGTTAATGTGAAAAGCAAGTATCCGGTGGATCACATTACCTGGCAGGACGATAGCCTCGTTCAGAGCGGGGGGAAAATCGATGAAAAAAACGGTACGTGGACCGTTACCCTTCCTCGCTATCAGCAAAATGGCGCGGAGAAAAATATGTACGTCGTCTCAGCCACGGCGTATGACAACCAGGGGAATAAATCCGATGTCAGCCACATGACGGTAGCCGTTAGCGGGTTCAACCTTGCCGATGTTACGACAACGACGTCAGCGGCGAGTGCTTCGCTTCCGGCGGATGGCACGAGTACGACTCAGATAACCGTTACGGTCACCTCCGGCAGCGGCGAAAAGATCACCGGTCTTGCTGGCAGCCTCAGCGCGCAGTTGAGTCGTAGTGCGCAAAGCCAGAAGGTAAGCGCCTCCCCCGTTCAGGAAAAAATCAGTTCATTTAAAGAACAAACCCCTGGCGTTTACGTCAGCACCTTCACGGCCGGGACACTACCGGGTGCGGTAGTAGTCCAGCCTCTCTATAACCAGACGACGAAGCTCAGCAATACAACCGTTACCCTCACGGCGGTGAGTGATACATCTCATTTTGCCGCGCTTGATGCTTCTAAAACGTCGGCGCTGGCAAACGCCCAGGATGCGATTCCACTCAAAGCGCATGTTGTTGATGCAATGAATAACCCTGTTCAGGGTATGACCGTGCACTGGAGCAGCGAAAACGGGGATGCGCTTCTGGCCGCAACAACAAGCACCACTGACGCACAAGGTTATGCCGTCAACTCACTGACCAGCAGCAAAGTCATCACCACCACGGTTAGCGCGCAGCTTGATAACGGCGAAGCTATCCAGAGTAAAGCGCTGCAATTCACGGCTGACACCCGCAGTGCGCACGTCACCCAGATTAACGCCGATAAAAAAATCGCGCAGGCGGATAACCAGGATCAGATTACCGTCAGCGCCATGGTAACGGATGCCAGCCAGCACCCGCTGGTCAATCAGCCTGTTGACTGGGCAATAGACACCGCAAGCGGTACGGCACGTCTGGCCGACAAACAGAGCAATACCGATGAGAACGGTATTGCGACGGTGACGCTGAAATCGACAAAATCCGGACAAGGTATTGTCAGTGCCTCAACAGGAAGCAGCGACGCGTTAAAAACAGACGTGTTGACCTTCCTGCCGGATGTTAAAACCGCTACGCTCGGCAGCGTGTCAGCCACTAAAACATCGGCGCTGGCGAATGGCCATGATCCGGTCACCTTTAAAGTGAAGGTCGAAGATGCCAATAAAAATCCGCTGAAAGGCGTGAAAATTAACTGGAGCACGGCCAGCGCTCAAGCCAGCCTGTCCGGCGCATCCACCAGCACGGATGCGAAAGGTGAAGCAACCGTCGATCTAACCTCCACTACCGTCGAAAACACGTCAGTAACCGCAACGTTAGGGGAACAATCGCAGACATCACCGGCCATTAACTTCATCGCCGATAATGCAACGGCGTTCGTGCAAACGCTCGATACAGATAAAACACAGGCTGTCGCAAACCAAAACGATCGCATCTCGCTGACAGCACACGTCATTGATGCGAACGATCATCCGGTATCTGATAGCGCAGTACAGTGGAAAATTGTTGAGGGACAAGGCACGTTAAGCGCTGCGCAAAACAACACCAACGCTCAGGGTGATGCCACCGTAACGCTGGTTTCATCCATGCAGGGTAAGGTTGTTGTATCTGCCAGTGCCGCGGCAGGCGCGGCAGTAAACTCGCAGGAACTCACCTTTACCGCAGATACCGCGACGGCAAAAGTGACAAACGTTGCTGTGGATAAATCGGCGGCCATTGCTAACGGTAAGGATAAGATTACCTACACGGCTACCGTCACGGACGCCAAAGGCAACCCGGTGAAAGACCAGAACGTGAACTGGACGGCCTCACCCTCTACGGCAAAACTCTCTACCGCCACAACGAAAACGGACGTTAACGGAACAGCCTCCGTTACCGTCACCACCGTGAAAGCTGGCGAGGTCAACGTCACGGCTCAGGCGGGGTCGGGCGCGGCGTGGAATGCACCCGCAACGCGCTTCACAGGCGATGTCACCACCGCACAAATAGAAAACATCAAAGCGAGCAAAAACACTGCGGTCGCAAATGGCACGGATAGCATTACCTTCACCGGAACGGTTATCGATGCGAATAATAATATCCTTACAGGCGTAGAGGCAGCATGGACGGTAAACCCGACGACAGGCGCGCTGTCAGCATCAAAAAGCACATCAAATGATGCAGGGAAAGTGTCCGTATCCTTAACGTCAACCCAGGTGGAAAGCTACGCCGTCACCGTGAAGGTAAACGGCACGGATGAAACCTCAGAAACGGTGAACTTCACTGTTGATGAGAGTACGGCTGGCATTCATACGCTTACAGCGGATAAAACCGACAACATTGCCGCGGGCAGAGACAACGTCACCCTGACGGCAACGGTACAGGATGCTGCCGGGCATCCGATCCCGAATGCTACCGTGACCTGGTCATCTGATAACACCACCGGCCTCTTCAGCGAAACCAGCGTCACCACAGACGCAGAAGGTAAAGCGATCGCGACGTTCAGTGGCACACTCGCACAAGCTACAACCGTCACGGCCAGCAGTGTCAATAACAGCCAGAAAACGGTTCAGCTCACCCTTGTGCCGGATATGCTCAGTGCAAAACCTGTCACGATCACCTCACCGGGATATGATTACGACGCCATCGCCGACGGAAAAGATGTCATCGCTTTAACGGCTACGGTGAAGGATGATTATGGTAACGCCATCAATCAGGGCGACGTTAACTGGAAGGTGATACCTGCAGGTAATTACCATCTCTCAGCTAACACCCAGGCGACTAATGCGCAGGGGAAATCGACGGTGACCATTGCCTCTGAGGACGTGGTGGCCTGCAAAGCGGTTGCCACCTTTAACAACGTCAGCCTGACTTCCGGCACAATGCGCTTTATCGCCGATGTCACGACGGAGACAGTCACGGATCTCACTGCGAGTAAAACGACGGATATCGTCGCAGGTAAAGACGTGATTACGCTTCAGGCAACCGTAAAAGATGCGTCCGGTAATCCGGTGAACAATGAGACGGTGCACTGGGGTACTGATAATCCGGGCGGTACGTTCCAGCCATCCGATAGCAGCAACACCGACACTAACGGTGTAGCCAGCGTGTCCTACACCGCAACCAAAGCAGGCCCGACGGTTATCGGCGCGGGTATTAACCATTCTCAACAAACGGTGATAGTGAACATTATTGGTAACGTTGAAACCGCAGCGCTGTCGAACATCAAAGCGGATAAAACAAAAGCGGTAGCCGATAATACCGAGCTGGTTACCTGGTCCGTCACGGCGAAAGATGCAAATGGCAATATTCTGCCTGGAACCGCAATCACCTGGAGCAGCGATGACCCGGATCTGACGCTTGCCGCCAGCAGCAGTACGACCAATGAACAAGGTATTGCAACCATCACAGGCCGTACCATGAAAGCGCGTGATGTCATAGTCTCGGCCACCATTCCAGGGAATGGTCAAACACTGAAAGCGACAAAAGTCACCTTTATTGGTGATATCAAAACAGCCTCACTGCTTTCACTGACGCCGGACAAAACGACTGCGCTCTCTAACGGTTCAGATTCCGTCACCTATACCGTGGATGTTGAAGATGTTAACCACAATACGGTGCCTGATGCCGTAGTCGCCTGGCAAACAACGATGAACCATCTGTCAGCGGCGACAACCAAAACCAACAGTTCAGGAGTGGCCACTGTCAAGCTAAGCGGCAGCGATCAGGGCATTGTGACGGTGACAGCAACCATCAATACCTCGACGCTGGAAGAGAACAGCGTGAAATTTATCAATACCATAGAGGATACCTGGGTCATCACAACGGATTCATCAAGTTATACCTCAGCGCCTATCAAAGGATATTCAGACCTGGGCTTTATAACATCGTCACCAACCACCGGCCCGACGTCGCTGGACTGGGCTCCCTCCGGTGCCTCACAAGTTTCCACACCCGTCACTCTGGTGGATGACAGCGGCCAGCAGTATGAGGTTCAACTGAAAGGTTACCGTTTGTCCGATTGCTCGCAGCGTCCGCTCAATGCGGCCGTCGGGTGTAGCGGTCAAGGTGGCTACCGTGCGAAGTTTACCTGGAACATAAGTGACAACCCTGATATTCCACCGGGGCATTACACTGGTCTTATCCATTTCGCCGGTAAAGACTGGCACACCGACTGGGCGTTTGAATATCGCTTAACGATGGATTTAACCATCAATTAA
- the yicI gene encoding alpha-xylosidase: protein MKISDGNWLIQPGLNVTYPVQVFDVEQQGNDLVVFVAPRDVRERTWQLDTLMFTVRLFAPQDGIVGVRIEHFQGALNNGPHYPLNVLKDVKVEIENNAEFAELKSGSVSVRVTKGEVWALDFLRNGQRITGSQLKNNGYVQDTNTDRNYVFERLDLGVGETVYGLGERFTALVRNGQTVETWNRDGGTSTEQSYKNIPFYLTNRGYGVLVNHPENVSFEIGSEKVSKVQFSVEGEYLEYFVIDGPTPKEVLNRYTRFTGRPALPPAWSFGLWLTTSFTTNYDEATVNSFIDGMAGRDLPLHVFHFDCFWMKAFQWCDFEWDPVTFPDPEGMIRRLKEKGLKVCVWINPYIGQKSPVFNELKEKGYLLKRPDGSLWQWDKWQPGLAIYDFTNPDACRWYADKLKGLVDIGVDCFKTDFGERIPTDVQWFDGADPQKMHNHYAYIYNELVWNVLKETVGEEEAVLFARSASVGAQQFPVHWGGDCYANYESMAESLRGGLSIGLSGFGFWSHDIGGFENTAPAHVYKRWCAFGLFSSHSRLHGSKSYRVPWAYDDESCDVVRHFTQLKCRMMPYLYRQAALAREFGTPMLRAMMLEFPDDPACDYLDRQYMLGDSVMVAPVFSEAGDVQFYLPEGRWTHLWHNDEIQGSRWHKQQHDFLSLPVYVRGNTLLALGNNNQKPDYAWNEGTAFQLFNLDDGATAVSEVPAADGSVAFTLKASRQGDTVTITGAGEARNWSVCLRNVQKVGGVKGGSHAGSEWGVVVNAQGNEVVVVHL from the coding sequence ATGAAAATCAGTGACGGAAACTGGCTCATTCAACCGGGCCTGAACGTGACATATCCGGTTCAGGTGTTTGACGTGGAGCAGCAGGGCAATGACCTGGTGGTCTTTGTTGCGCCGCGTGACGTGCGCGAACGCACCTGGCAGCTCGACACGTTGATGTTCACGGTTCGCCTGTTTGCCCCGCAGGACGGGATTGTCGGGGTGCGCATTGAGCATTTCCAGGGGGCGCTGAACAACGGCCCGCACTATCCGCTGAACGTTCTGAAGGATGTAAAAGTTGAGATTGAAAACAACGCGGAATTTGCCGAGCTAAAAAGCGGCAGCGTCAGCGTGCGCGTCACTAAAGGTGAAGTCTGGGCGCTGGATTTTCTGCGTAACGGGCAGCGCATCACCGGCAGCCAGTTGAAAAATAACGGCTACGTACAGGATACCAATACCGATCGTAACTATGTGTTTGAACGTCTGGATCTGGGCGTGGGCGAAACGGTCTACGGCCTGGGCGAGCGCTTTACTGCGCTGGTGCGCAATGGCCAGACGGTCGAAACCTGGAACCGCGACGGCGGCACCAGCACCGAGCAGTCGTACAAAAATATCCCGTTTTATCTGACCAACCGCGGCTACGGCGTGCTGGTGAACCATCCGGAAAACGTCTCCTTTGAAATCGGCTCTGAGAAAGTCTCCAAAGTGCAGTTCAGCGTGGAAGGCGAGTATCTGGAGTATTTCGTCATCGACGGCCCAACGCCGAAAGAGGTACTGAACCGCTATACCCGCTTCACTGGCCGTCCGGCGCTGCCACCAGCGTGGTCGTTTGGACTGTGGCTCACTACCTCGTTCACTACCAACTACGACGAAGCGACGGTCAACAGCTTTATCGACGGCATGGCCGGGCGCGACCTGCCGCTGCATGTGTTCCACTTCGACTGCTTCTGGATGAAGGCCTTCCAGTGGTGTGATTTTGAGTGGGACCCGGTGACATTCCCCGATCCGGAAGGGATGATCCGCCGCCTGAAAGAGAAAGGGCTGAAAGTCTGCGTGTGGATCAACCCGTATATCGGGCAGAAATCACCGGTATTCAATGAGTTAAAAGAGAAAGGCTACCTGCTCAAACGTCCGGACGGCTCCCTGTGGCAGTGGGACAAATGGCAGCCGGGGCTGGCGATTTACGACTTCACGAATCCGGACGCGTGCCGGTGGTACGCCGACAAGCTGAAAGGCCTGGTGGATATCGGCGTGGACTGCTTCAAGACCGATTTCGGCGAGCGCATCCCGACCGACGTCCAGTGGTTCGACGGCGCTGACCCGCAGAAAATGCACAACCACTACGCCTATATCTATAACGAGCTGGTGTGGAACGTGCTGAAAGAGACGGTCGGTGAAGAAGAGGCGGTGCTGTTTGCCCGCTCTGCGTCCGTGGGGGCGCAACAGTTTCCGGTGCACTGGGGCGGCGACTGCTACGCCAACTACGAGTCGATGGCGGAAAGCCTGCGCGGCGGGCTGTCGATTGGTTTGTCCGGCTTCGGGTTCTGGAGCCACGATATCGGCGGGTTCGAAAATACCGCCCCGGCGCACGTCTACAAGCGCTGGTGCGCGTTCGGGCTGTTCTCCAGCCACAGCCGCCTGCACGGCAGCAAATCCTACCGGGTGCCGTGGGCCTATGATGACGAATCCTGCGATGTGGTGCGCCACTTTACGCAGCTTAAATGCCGGATGATGCCGTACCTTTATCGTCAGGCCGCGCTGGCTCGCGAGTTCGGCACGCCGATGCTGCGCGCGATGATGCTGGAGTTCCCGGACGATCCGGCGTGCGATTACCTTGACCGTCAGTACATGCTGGGGGATTCGGTGATGGTTGCGCCGGTGTTCTCCGAAGCGGGCGACGTGCAGTTTTACCTGCCGGAAGGACGCTGGACACACCTGTGGCACAACGATGAAATCCAGGGTAGCCGCTGGCATAAACAGCAGCATGATTTCCTGAGCCTGCCGGTCTACGTGCGCGGCAACACGCTGCTGGCGCTGGGCAACAACAACCAGAAACCGGACTACGCGTGGAACGAGGGCACGGCCTTCCAGCTGTTTAACCTGGATGATGGCGCAACGGCGGTGAGCGAAGTGCCTGCGGCGGACGGCTCTGTGGCGTTTACGCTGAAGGCGTCACGTCAGGGCGATACAGTGACTATTACGGGGGCAGGCGAGGCGCGGAACTGGTCAGTCTGCCTGCGCAACGTGCAGAAGGTCGGCGGCGTGAAAGGTGGTTCACATGCGGGCAGCGAGTGGGGCGTGGTGGTGAACGCACAAGGGAATGAGGTGGTGGTGGTTCACCTGTAA